The genome window TAGCAGGACATTGTCTAAAGTTTTAgcttaaaatgttaaatgttggCACACTTGGTGTATTTCAAGTATTTTGCTGATTTAATCCCATGACTATGTGGAATTAAAGTATTCCAATGATGGAGTACTCTccccttacctggatgagtgcagctccaacaacacttgagcttgactccatccaggacaaagcaacctccttaattgacaccccatccacaaacattcaatcccactATCAtccacgcacagtggcagcaccgtgtgtcatctacaaggtgcactgcagaaattcactgaGGCTGTTTAGCATTCTCCAAACTTCTACCATCTCgacagacaagggcagcaggtacatgggaacaccgccacctgcaagtttccctccaagccactcgccacccTGACTCAAAAATATATTGcccgttccttcaccgtcgctgggtcaaaatcctggaactccctccctaacagcaccgtgggtgcacctacacaacAGGGACTTtgggggttcaagaaggcagctcaccatcactgcctcaagggcaattgggtataagcaatagatgctggcctagctagcaaaGTCCACATCCTCTGAATAAATAAATTATCTGTATAATCTCTATTTGGTAGTAGCAAGCAGCTGAGTGATGTTCTCTCTCTGATATTCCCTACTCCTGTTGCTACATAAGGATGTCTGAGCATGTGGCTAATGTTAGAAACTCAGTATATTTTTAACTGGAACCTCACCCTAGCACTGAATGTTGTCTCTCCAGCCCCTCTCTAATTTTACTGACACTTCTAATTTGTGCAGCAgtaaacatctttttaaaaataaatgtgggAGAATATTCATATTTACTTTACCAATTGTTTAGCTCTCTCTTCCCTTCTGTAGCTCCCCACAACCAGGTTTTCAGTGACACATTGACAATTCTGCATGTGGTCGCCTTGCATATCAGCTGCCCTCAAGTACTTTTGGCAATCAGCAGGTTAAGTTTGTACCTGTTAAAGTTCTGTGCTTTTAATTTTAGGCAGATGAGATTGAAAAGATCCTGTGTCATAAATTCATGAGGTTTATGATGATGCGAGCAGAGAATTTCTTCATCCTCCGGAGGAAAGCTGTTGAGGTAATGTTAATACACAGAACTTGCCCTTCAGTTTGAGACCCATTTTCAGTGTCAGTCGGACAGTGTTACGGACTTGAGGCCATTTGGAGACTTTTGATCTGCAGACACCCTATGTTGTTATTTTTCTCCCAACTGTTCTCCATTCCTGCCCTGCTGGAGGCAGTGACTTCTTTCTTGTTTCAGGAGGTGGGGATGCAGGAAGCACTGCAGCGTGCACTGTGCTGGTATATGCATTTTAGGACATGCTCATCTAGTCAAAAGTGTGAATAGAAGTTTAACCAGAACATTGTGTGCACTGCACATCCTATCAGTTGCAGATCCTCTTTCTCCAGCCCCGGTttgaaacttttttaaaaaaaagttattttcttCGATGTTGAGTATCTTCCATGAACCCTCTGGTGATGTGCTACGGTTTCTgagtgggggagtgggcaggCAAAATTTGCACCCAGTGATCTGCATGCAATTTTTTGAACATCATTCGAGACATAGCTCTCTCTAAAAattgtgcaatggtcactcctatCAATACTGTCACGGAAAGGTACATCTATGATAGGTTGATTGCTTAGGTCCAACTGCTGCAGGTCTAGTTATGTCCTTGAAACAGTCAGCTTAGTCAGTCATGGTGTTACTTAGCCACTCTTGACGATGAGCATTGAAATCTATCCTCAGtgtttcttccaagtggtgtttaaCATGGAGGGGCACTGATTCACCAGCTGATGGAGGACGGCAGGTGGTTTCCTTGCCCATTCTTGTCTTGATGCCATAGAACTTTGTGGGGTCCAGCTCAATGTTGAGCTTTAAGGGCTGCTGTGTCTGAGTGGCTTAGCAGACTGTGGTCTTTATGAACTCCATATGTGTAAGTGATAAATGCTGAATGTTAGTTTGCTTTATTTTAGTATGTAGAGTTAAGTTTTTCTTGAAAATATTGTTGAAGAGACTGGGTTGTGAGGTGTGTTAGTACACTAAATTCTTATCTGAGTATTGACTCTGAACCCAGACCCAATTGGATAACGTATCACCTTGATGAGAACAATATTCACTAAAGACTTTGACAAGGATTAATGCCAGAAATATTTCAGAGAGGAACTTTCCAGAATGCAGCTGAAATTTTATATTTAGTTATGATTAAAATATCTATAAAGGGAAGTCACCAATTCTTTCATATTGGTTTGAGGTAAGATATTATTCCTGTCCCATTTGAATTGCCAGAGAGAATTGAACATGCCCGTAACTGTGATAAATGAGATTGACTTCTATCTCCTTGTTACCTTTTTCCTGGCAGGGCTATGACATCAGTTTCCTGATCACCAACTTCCATACTGAACAAATGTACAAACACAAACTGGTTGACTTTGTCATTCACTTCATGGAGGAGATTGACAAGGAAGTCAGTGAAATGAAGCTGTCACTGAATGCCAGAGCTCGCATCGTCGCAGAAGAGTTCCTGAAAAATGTGAGTCTTTCCTTGCTCCTTCCAGCAAATAGCTAGTACAGTGCTCAGCTGTTCTCTATACTAATGTGTTACTCAACTTATCAGAGAACGAGAAAATTCGAGCCCAATTATTCTACAGTGTGAAGTTGCTGGGTCTCAGTATTGCATAATTTATCTTGATTCAGTATTTTCTGTGCAAGTCTTATTTTGCAGTTGGTGGTTTTTGCTTCTCGGTAAATGAGTTCCTCAAATGTGTTTGACTTCTTTAAATGGGACTTTTTTCAAGCATCGTTGCTTTTAAGCAGTGCAGTGACTTCATTAAAAGGGAAGTATGCTGAACTAGCCCACTGACTCCCTGCTTTCCTTTATTTGATCTCTAGATGTGGACATCAGgccacatttattgcctatctctggCTACACAGAGATGCTACTCCAGTTCTTGTAATGAAAGTGTTCTCACAACAATGTTAGGCAGGGAAATAATTCCAAGGTACTGAACCAGCAACATCAAATCAACGATTGTATACGTCTGCTAAAAACTAGTGGACAGGAACCAAAAATAATGAAAAAGACTAACAGAATATTATCCTACAAGAGGCCTgtaaaacaaaaattaaaataatgCTACAGATGCACAAAGCTCTGGTTAGACCTcttctgtgttcagttctgggcatcacatcTCAGGATACGTTGACCTTGAAGGGGAtgcagtgcagattcaccagaacaatccTGGGGCTAACAATAGTTGAATTGAGGACAGGTTGCATAGACTAGACCTGTAATCCCTTGAGTATGGAAGATTGAGGTGTTTACCTTGGTTAAAGGATTTGATAAGTTAGTTAAATCAAAACCGTTTCCCCTGGAGGGGAAGTCCAAGACAAGGAACAAAACCTTAAAATGAAAGCTAGGTAATGTCAGGGAGCAGTTTTCGGAGTAGTGAAAATTTGgaaaacctttcctcaaaagactgtTGAGGTTAGGAGTACCGAATGTTTCAAAATTTaacaatagatttttgttaggcaagagtATTAGAAGATGCAGAACCAAAGAATGTATTttttattcaagggatgtgggcctcATTGGCTAGGCTTCCatttgtgcagaatgtagtgttacagtcatagctagggttttgagaaagatcaacttaatgcaaggtaagtccattcaaaagtctgacagcagcagggaagaagctgttcttgagtcggttggcacgtaatctcagacttttgtatctttttcccgacggaagaaggtggaagagagaatgtccggggtgcgtggggtccttaattatgctggctgctttgccgagggagcgggaagtgtagacagagtcaatggatgggaggctggtttgcgtgatggattgggctacattcacgaccttttatagttccttgcggtcttgggcagagcaggagccatatcaagctctgatacaaccagaaagaatgctttctatggtgcatctgtaaaagctggtgagagtcgtagctgacatgccaaatttccttagtcttctgagaaagtagaagtgttggtgggcttaactatagtgtcggcatgggtgggggacaaggacaggttgttggtgatctggacacctaaaaccttgaagctctcgaccctttctacttcatctccattgatgtagacaggggcatgttctcctttatgcttcctgaagtcgatgacaatctccttcattttgttgacattgcgggagagattattgttgccacaccagttcaccagataatctatctcattcctgtactctgtctcgtcattgtttgagatctatcccactaaggtggtgtcgtcagcaaacttgaaaatcgaattggaggggaatttggccgcacaatcataggtgtataaggagtatagtagggggctgagaatgcggccctgtggggcactggtgttgaggatgatcgtggaggaggtgttgttgcctacccttactgattgcagtctgagagttaggaagttcaggatccagatgTAAGAAAGGTCATGGATGAAGTAGATGAAAATGGGCCTAagaccttgaggaactcctgctgtgatATCCTGTAAATTAGATAATTGGCCTCTGACCACAACTGTTTGCCTCTGTGCTAGGTGTGACTCTAATGGAGAGTTTTCCCATTGACTACAGTTTTGTTAGAGCTCATTGATGCCACGCTGTCAAATGATGCCTTGTAGTCACtgacacctcacctctggagttcagctcttttgtccatgtttgaaccaaggctgtaatgaggttgaGCTGAGAGGCTCTGGCGAAACTCAAACTGAgtgtctgtgagcaggttattgcttgatagcattgttgaagACCTCTTCCTTCACTTTATGACGATCgggagtagattgatggggtggtgatcggatttgtcctactttttgtgtACAGGCAAATTTACACATCACTGGGCAGATGCCAATGTTGAAATAGCTTCTGGAGCACGAATCTTCAGCactgttgctggaatattgtcagggcccatatccTTTGCAATATATACAGTGCCTTCAACTGTTCCttgatatcatatggagtgaatcgaattggttgaagactgacatctgtgatcctGGGGAAGTCtgaaggaggctgagatggatcattcactcactcctggctgaagattgtcatacttcagccttatcttttgcactggtaTGCTGGCTCCCCAATCATTGAaggtgggaatatttgtggagccgccgCCTCCTCtgagttgcttaattgtccaccaccattcatggctgaatGTGACAGGATTGCAGCACTTGGATCTGAACTGTTGATTGTgaaatcacttagctctgtctaccaattgctgcttgtgctgtttgacatgcaagtagtcctgttttgcaACCTTATTTTTAGCTATGCTTGGTGCTGCCCCTGGCacgtcctcctgcactcttcaccgAACCAGGGTTGACCCCCGGCTTGGTGATATTGGGGGATATACCAAGCCCTGAGGTTACGgactgtggttgagtacaattctgctgctgatgatgaCCCACAATGCCCCATGGTTTATCAGTCTTGAGTTGCTTGTTCTAGTCGAAATCACCATTGTGTGGGATCAGCACCATTTAGCATGGTGCTGATCCCACACAACAtggtggagggtatcctcaatgtgaggaCGGGATCATGTCTCTACAAGgacgtgcagtggtcactcctgctGATATTGTTAAAAAcgtgcatctgtggcaggcaggttggtgaggatgacttCAAATGTTGTTTTctcttggttccctcaccacctgtcacAGTCCCAGTGCAACAGCTATCCAGTtcggtcagtagtggtgctaccaagcTATTCTTGGTGacagacattgaagtcccccagccAGAGTACGTTCTTTGCACTTGCCACCTTGTGCTTCCTCCAAGAGTttgacatggaggagtactgatttatCAATTGACAAGGGTGGTACATGGTCATTAGCAGGCAGTTTCCCTGCCTATGTTTGATCTgatgtcatgagacttcatggtgTCAATGTATAGTGGCTGCAAAGGGATGCAGGGACATTTCAGGTCACTGGTCAATAGATGGACCTGGCTAGGAATTCAAGTAACGTGAAGTACATAACGGTCTATACAGCTTTGTCCCATTTTGCTCCACAATCGTATAGCTTATTCATATTAATATCTTTCACCAGGTCACCTGCTCTACATGGCTGCTGTTCTTTGATCCATCTCCATTCTCAGCACTGCTGTTATTTATTGCCCCTTCATTGCATCTCATCGTTCTGTGGTATCCTTTCCAATGCTGTGTATTCCCTGATTCGCATCTTACTTCGTACTTCCTTTGCCCATCTCCTGTCAGTCTCCTACCTCTTGCATCCTTTCTCTTCCTTTATTCCCCTCCTATCTTTTTATGATGTGCTTATCTATTCCCATCTCACTCATCCTTTTtcattctctccctctttcaTTTCTCTCTCTGCCAGGAGTTTGTGGGTTCCAAGTCACAGCAAATTCCTGTTCTCAGCTGTGCCTTTCGAGGAAAACCATTGTGCCGTCTGTAATGACCGACTAAAGAGTAGTATTTCTAAAGGCTTGGTTTGCACATCGATTGCTTATAAGTTTGGTGCTCTCTACCTGATTTGAAAGATTGTTTGTAGGAAATTTGTTCTAAAGTAGATGTGTGGCAAATAAAAGTGGCAGTACCAGGCACTgaaaatacatagaacatagaacatagaacattacagcgcagaacaggcccttcggcccacgatgttgcaccgaccttcggcccacgatgttgcataCTTCCCCCACTAAGCATTCTTCCTCTGTAACTCTAAGCATACTGAAGTGATAACAATGCTGTTTTTTCTTTTTACAGTTCTGATACCGGTTGCATTTGCTGTTATCAAACAAGACCAAGGTTACAAGGAACTATGTGAAACTGCACTGCTGGAAGGAAgcttggggcgggggtgggtgtaATCGTCTGCTGAAAGGGGACACATACAATAACCTGACCAGCCTGCTGGAAGGGACTTGTACAATAACCCAACCAGACTGCTGGCTTTAGTATTATCAGATCATTTTTCAACTGATACTGTATTTACAACAGCATTATTCCTGCTGTCATTAGGTCTTTCACAAATCGAAGGGaccgaggtaatgcatttgtattttgaaaaataaaacaaaatttcaTTCTTAGTTTGTGTCACAGCCTCTCTGACTTTACTCCTTAATCCACAACTTTAAAAGACAGTACACTTTAACATTTAAGGCAGTAAATGGATGCAATAATACCGATCAATAATGACCATCCAGAATTCCTGTTAATAATGGAAAAGAGTGAAacgaaaagcaaaatattgcagatgctggcaatctgaaatagcaaatgttggaaacactcagctggtcaggcagtatctgcagAGAGGAAGGTAATGATTAACATATCGGGATGATGACCTTCTGTCCGAACTGACGATaggttattgacctgaaatgtttatCCTACCACCTTCCCCACAGAAACTGCCTGAGCCGctaagtgtttccagcatttttggatTCTACTGGTGCTTGCTCTGTCTTTCCCAAATTATACTCCGGTTTGAAACAAGTCTCGAAGTAAGTCATCATTTGTATATTTCCACCATAGTGTTAATTAGGCAGGAACGTCCACATTCTTGGTCTTTGTTTTAGCTCCTATTTTTATTCCATTACTTGTATATTAATGTTTTTAATTGAAGTAAAATAGATCATATTGTAACTGTGTTTGGAATCACATTATGGATTTTGTTATACTGTGAGTGGATGGAGATTTTGTTGCTTCTGTGACTTTTTCTGGCAGCAGCTGATAGACGACCACTGGCATGAGTTTCACAGTAATTGTGAAAAGATGTCAAAAGTTCTACTGATCCAGGGCACTCCAGCATTGAATGGTCAGGTTGCCATCTGTACTGCTGCTCTTTACATTGGTCAACAGGGTGCTTTCTAAAACACACAAATGTACTAGGGCAGCACATTAAAGTAAGACAGAGGCTCGTTCCCAGTTTCAACTAAGCTGTTAAAAAATTAATTGAATGGGAATAATTAAACCTAGATATGTTAATCTTATTGCTGTTATTGCCACTAATATGTATTGCCTTATGCTTTTCAATATTAAAAACCTTTTGCAGTTCATCCGCCCAGTTGTCATCTCCTGTAGATTGTTTTCTGAACATGTTTGTTTTCGATGCAACTTTACATCAACAAATGTGCACGAGATTTAATGCCGTCATTTGTTTTGTCTGGCTGCTGTGAGATGTCTTGGAATGTTTTGCTACTTTGAAGGTGCGTTATTGGAACAAGTTGTTATAGATTGTGAACAGCACTGATTCCCTGAAATATCCTACTGCTCACTACTGGATACAATTTAGTTTTTGAATATTTGttttatttcctttttgaatcAATTATCCACTTTCTTTTCAACTCAAGTCATCTTTTTGGCACACAGCTCTTTTGAGTCAGTCTTATGTGCTTCTCCTGCTTCACTTTAATGGTCTTCAAGCCTTCAGAGTTTTTCAGTGTAAGTGTGAAATCaataagtcatagagtcatagagcatcaTAGACCAGTGACCAATTGCTTCCTTGCTGAAGACCAGACTGTAGAGCTCCTCGGACAGCTCAAATTATATCCTTTTCCTATATACTGTGttatagtgtcatagaggtttacagcatggaaggtcAAACTGCATGCTGCTGCTGAGCTTTGTTTGAAATTGGAACAATAGGATATTTTGAATCTTTTTGCTAACTTTAATGATCTGTGTAAAATTTCAGTCATTTCCTTCAAACTGTGTGCGACATTTACTCATATCTAATGAATATGAAAGTACTCTAGTTTTTGACCAATAAACTCACCAATAATCACATTGATATGAAAAGGCTAAACTGAGAAAGATGGGATAAACCAAGAGCTAAATGGATGATGAACAATAGCTGTGGTAATTACTGGAGTGGAGAAAGCAGCACCAAGGTGACATCTATGCCCAATGTGTTTGCAATTAACTTGCCATGAGTCAAATTACAAATCTAATCATTCCATGCACATTCCATATTAAATAAATACCATTTGCTTATTTAACATTAAAATCTTGCTACTAATGCTGAGTCAGCCACAGCAGCTACATAGCCACTGCAAGTGggcagaaaatcagccatgatctagttagaCAGTggatcaggcttgaggggctgaatggccgccttccatTTCCTACCCTCCCTCCATCAGGTTTGATGAAATTAAAGGAGGGTTTGCCCTACTCTGGTGacctcatagaatcgctacagtgtaggaggaggccatttgacccatcgagtctgcactgagcataatcccatccaggccctatccccttaaccccacccatttaccctgctagtccctgtgatactaaggggcaatttagcatagccaatcaacctaacctgcatatctttggagcgtgggaggaaaccagagcacccagaggaaacccacgcagacacggggagaatgtgcaaactccacacggacagtgacctgaggccggagttgaacccaggtccctggcgctgtgaggcagtaatgctaaccactgtgccaccatgctgctctgtTGGAAGGAGACCTGTTGAAAATATATGTACACGTGGGAATagaatggggaggtggtggtgtagtggtattgtcactggactagtaatccagagatccaggacaATGCTTTGGgggccagggtttgaatcccaccatagaagattgtgaaatttgataaaaatctggaattagaagtattatgaaaccattgttaattagaggtttgcagcatggaaacaagccctttggcccaacttgcccgtgccgcccaatttttaccactaagctaatcccaattgcctgcatttggcccatatccctctatacccatcttacccatgtaactgtctaaatgctttttaaaagacaaaattgtacccgcctctactactgactctggcagcttgttccagatactcaccaccctctgagtgaaataattgccccctagacccttttgtatctctcaccttaaacctatgccctctcggtagattcccctacctttgggaaaagatgttgactatctactttacctttgtccctcattattttgtccctcattattttatagaccaattatttaaaaaacccatctggttaactaatgtcttttatggaaggaaatctgccacccttacctagtctggtctgacctacgcgagactccagatccacagaaatgtggttgacccttaaatatCCTCagagatgggcactaaatgcaggcctagccagtgatatctgctttccatgaatgaatttttaaaaatgcattcaattCTCATGGTATTAAATAGCCTACTGACATACGGAAAATGGCCACTTGCATGTGGTGCTGGAAGGTTCCTGTTGTCTCTGGGACTGTATCTGTGTCAGAAGGCTGCTCCTTCAGAAGAAGCTCTGGCTTTTTCTCTCCCTAGCTCAAGGGCACTGAGACTTATTGCAACATTTCTACCCATTCTGCCAAAGATCAGCTTAGATTGAGGA of Mustelus asterias chromosome 3, sMusAst1.hap1.1, whole genome shotgun sequence contains these proteins:
- the arpc4l gene encoding actin related protein 2/3 complex, subunit 4, like isoform X2 — translated: MATLRPYLNAVRATLQAALCLENFSSQVVERHNKPEVEVRSSKELLLQPLIISRNEKEKVLIEGSINSVRVSIAIKQADEIEKILCHKFMRFMMMRAENFFILRRKAVEGYDISFLITNFHTEQMYKHKLVDFVIHFMEEIDKEVSEMKLSLNARARIVAEEFLKNF